From a single Micromonospora carbonacea genomic region:
- a CDS encoding aminoglycoside N(3)-acetyltransferase, translated as MTPTPAARPHTRASLAAQLTDLGVRPGAVVLVHAGLKALGFVCGGAQAVVLALRDALGERGTVVVPTHTPENSDPAEWTNPPVPAQWWPVIRAETPGFDPAVTPSRFMGALAETVRGWPGARRSDHPQVSFAALGPAAGRIVAGHPLAGMLGEDSPLGRLYAADADVLLLGVGHDSNTSLHLAEYRQPAPPTRREGAAVRTPDGGRRWARWDDVVLDESDFPRLGAALEATGAVRVGPVGDGTGRLMRQRAAVDFAVDWLARHRATAAGGRTRTDRTGGTADGSRGTEDA; from the coding sequence ATGACGCCGACGCCGGCCGCCCGGCCGCACACCCGCGCCTCGCTCGCCGCGCAGCTCACCGACCTGGGGGTACGCCCCGGCGCGGTGGTCCTCGTGCACGCCGGGCTGAAGGCGCTCGGGTTCGTCTGCGGCGGCGCGCAGGCGGTGGTCCTCGCCCTGCGCGACGCGCTCGGCGAGCGGGGCACGGTCGTGGTGCCCACCCACACGCCGGAGAACAGCGACCCGGCCGAATGGACCAACCCGCCGGTGCCGGCGCAGTGGTGGCCGGTGATCCGGGCCGAGACGCCCGGCTTCGACCCGGCGGTCACCCCGAGCCGGTTCATGGGGGCGCTGGCCGAGACCGTCCGGGGCTGGCCGGGTGCCCGGCGCAGCGACCACCCGCAGGTCTCCTTCGCCGCCCTCGGGCCCGCCGCCGGGCGGATCGTGGCCGGGCACCCGCTGGCCGGGATGCTCGGCGAGGACTCCCCGCTGGGCCGGCTCTACGCCGCCGACGCCGACGTGCTGCTGCTCGGCGTCGGCCACGACTCGAACACGTCGCTGCACCTGGCCGAATACCGGCAGCCCGCCCCGCCGACCCGGCGGGAGGGCGCGGCGGTGCGCACCCCGGACGGCGGCCGGCGCTGGGCGCGGTGGGACGACGTCGTGCTCGACGAGAGCGACTTCCCCCGGCTCGGGGCGGCGCTGGAGGCGACCGGCGCGGTGCGGGTCGGCCCGGTCGGCGACGGGACGGGGCGGCTGATGCGCCAGCGGGCGGCGGTCGACTTCGCGGTGGACTGGCTGGCCCGCCACCGGGCAACGGCGGCCGGCGGCCGGACAAGGACCGACAGGACAGGTGGGACGGCGGACGGCAGCCGAGGGACGGAGGACGCATGA
- a CDS encoding sugar isomerase domain-containing protein: MTVSAEDYLAVVTEAVGRVSTSQREAVGRAADLIADALRADGVVHAFGTGHSEALAMEIAGRAGGLVPTNRIALRDVVLRGGASADVLGPRLERDPAVAHRLYELAPVHPSDVFVVASNSGVNGAVVEFAALVTGRGHRLVAITSAQHSARMASRHPSGRKLADFADVVLDNGAPYGDATLPLPGGGAVGAVSSITAALLAQQITVEVVARMLAAGEPPPVYLSANIAGGDAHNDALEARYAGRIRRGA, encoded by the coding sequence ATGACGGTCAGCGCCGAGGACTACCTGGCGGTGGTGACGGAGGCGGTCGGCCGGGTGTCGACCAGCCAACGGGAGGCGGTGGGCCGGGCGGCCGACCTGATCGCCGACGCGCTGCGCGCCGACGGGGTGGTCCACGCGTTCGGCACGGGCCACTCCGAGGCCCTCGCCATGGAGATCGCCGGCCGGGCCGGCGGCCTGGTGCCGACCAACCGGATCGCGCTGCGCGACGTGGTGCTGCGCGGCGGGGCGTCGGCCGACGTCCTGGGCCCGCGGCTGGAGCGGGACCCGGCGGTGGCCCACCGCCTCTACGAGCTGGCCCCGGTCCACCCGTCCGACGTGTTCGTGGTGGCCTCCAACTCCGGGGTCAACGGGGCGGTCGTGGAGTTCGCGGCGCTGGTGACCGGGCGGGGGCACCGGCTGGTCGCCATCACGTCGGCGCAGCACTCGGCGCGGATGGCGTCCCGGCACCCGTCGGGGCGCAAGCTGGCCGACTTCGCCGACGTGGTGCTGGACAACGGCGCGCCGTACGGCGACGCGACCCTGCCGCTGCCCGGCGGCGGCGCGGTCGGCGCGGTCTCCTCGATCACGGCGGCCCTGCTCGCGCAGCAGATCACGGTCGAGGTGGTGGCCCGGATGCTCGCGGCGGGGGAGCCGCCCCCGGTCTACCTGTCGGCCAACATCGCCGGCGGCGACGCGCACAACGACGCCCTGGAGGCCCGGTACGCGGGCCGGATCCGCCGGGGGGCGTGA
- a CDS encoding DUF6328 family protein, whose amino-acid sequence MSKETERQRWQRNFADLLQELRVAQTGVQILFAFLLTLPFSNGFTRTSDFQKDVYIVALLSAAAATAMIISPVAFHRALFRQGRKPELVRFAHRMASGGLGFMLVSMVSAVLLITDFVLDRGIAFVLTAVTAVWFLTFWVLLPFARRNWGEDDIDDDDDDPRTLTGD is encoded by the coding sequence GTGTCCAAGGAAACCGAGCGGCAGCGCTGGCAGCGCAACTTCGCCGACCTGCTCCAGGAGCTGCGGGTCGCGCAGACCGGCGTGCAGATCCTCTTCGCCTTCCTGCTGACGCTGCCGTTCAGCAACGGTTTCACCCGGACCAGCGACTTCCAGAAGGACGTCTACATCGTCGCGCTGCTGTCGGCCGCCGCCGCCACCGCGATGATCATTTCGCCGGTGGCCTTCCACCGGGCGCTGTTCCGGCAGGGGCGCAAGCCGGAGCTGGTCCGCTTCGCGCACCGGATGGCCAGCGGCGGGCTCGGGTTCATGCTCGTCTCGATGGTCAGCGCGGTCCTGCTGATCACCGACTTCGTGCTGGACCGGGGCATCGCGTTCGTGCTCACCGCGGTCACCGCCGTGTGGTTCCTGACCTTCTGGGTCCTCCTGCCGTTCGCCCGCCGCAACTGGGGCGAGGACGACATCGACGACGACGATGACGACCCGCGGACGCTGACGGGCGACTGA
- a CDS encoding acyl-CoA dehydrogenase family protein — MTTTQNSRPAPDPAERATPDAGPLPAQGSAGAGDAGPPPAPGGTGPLPAEAGQVSEKEARQVAEAARESAWDRPSFGRELFLGRFRLDLIHPWPRTDPAEDARAEEFLGRLRAYLAAEVDGAAIERDARIPDEVFRGLARLGAFGMKIDRKYGGLGLSNLHYCRALMLAGSVSPAIGALLSAHQSIGVPQPLKMFGTDEQKQRFLPRLAAGEVSAFLLTEPDVGSDPARLATIAEPTADGTGYRLNGVKLWATNGTVATLLVVMARVPATQGRRGGITAFVVDGDAEGITVERRNEFTGLRGLENSLTRFHDVFVPAENVIGGEGKGLKIALTTLNTGRLSLPAMCVGAGKWSLNVAREWAADRVQWGRPVGEHEAVAQKLAFVAATTYGMETMLDLCCLLADDDRNDIRIEAALVKLYASEMAWKIGDELIQIRGGRGYETADSLAARGERPAAVEQLLRDLRINRIFEGSTEIMHLLIAREAVDAHLSVAGDIIDPDAGLGRKARAGARAGAFYARWLPTLAVGRGQAPTAYAEFGPLAGHLRQVERYSRKLARSTFYAMSRWQGKMERKQAFLGRVVDIGAELFAMSAVCVRAYAEKDTRPENVELADLFCRQARLRVDALFTGLWANTDSVDVAAARRILAGRYAALEDGVITPPADLPWVARWTPGPSTAADVRRRIPPE, encoded by the coding sequence GTGACCACGACGCAGAACAGTCGACCCGCGCCCGACCCGGCGGAGCGGGCCACCCCGGACGCCGGGCCGCTGCCGGCGCAGGGGAGCGCGGGGGCGGGCGACGCCGGCCCGCCGCCGGCCCCGGGCGGCACCGGCCCGCTGCCGGCGGAGGCCGGGCAGGTGTCCGAGAAGGAGGCCCGGCAGGTCGCCGAGGCGGCCCGCGAATCCGCCTGGGACCGGCCCAGCTTCGGCAGGGAGCTGTTCCTCGGGCGGTTCCGGCTCGACCTGATCCACCCGTGGCCGCGCACCGATCCGGCCGAGGACGCCCGCGCCGAGGAGTTCCTGGGGCGGCTGCGGGCGTACCTGGCCGCCGAGGTCGACGGCGCGGCGATCGAGCGGGACGCCCGCATCCCCGACGAGGTGTTCCGGGGCCTGGCCCGGCTCGGCGCGTTCGGCATGAAGATCGACCGGAAGTACGGCGGGCTCGGGCTGAGCAACCTGCACTACTGCCGGGCGCTGATGCTGGCCGGCTCGGTCAGCCCCGCGATCGGCGCGCTGCTGTCGGCGCACCAGTCGATCGGCGTGCCGCAGCCGCTCAAGATGTTCGGCACCGACGAGCAGAAGCAGCGCTTCCTGCCCCGGCTCGCCGCCGGCGAGGTGTCGGCGTTCCTGCTCACCGAGCCGGACGTCGGTTCCGACCCGGCGCGGCTGGCGACCATCGCCGAGCCGACCGCCGACGGCACCGGCTACCGGCTCAACGGGGTGAAGCTCTGGGCCACCAACGGCACCGTGGCCACGCTGCTGGTGGTGATGGCCCGGGTGCCGGCGACGCAGGGGCGGCGCGGCGGGATCACCGCGTTCGTCGTCGACGGCGACGCCGAGGGCATCACCGTGGAGCGGCGCAACGAGTTCACGGGCCTGCGCGGCCTGGAGAACAGCCTCACCCGGTTCCACGACGTGTTCGTGCCGGCCGAGAACGTCATCGGCGGCGAGGGCAAGGGCCTCAAGATCGCCCTGACCACCCTCAACACGGGGCGGCTCTCGCTGCCGGCGATGTGCGTCGGGGCGGGCAAGTGGTCGCTGAACGTGGCCCGGGAGTGGGCCGCCGACCGCGTCCAGTGGGGCCGGCCGGTGGGCGAGCACGAGGCGGTCGCCCAGAAGCTCGCCTTCGTCGCCGCCACCACCTACGGCATGGAGACCATGCTCGACCTGTGCTGCCTGCTCGCCGACGACGACCGCAACGACATCCGGATCGAGGCGGCGCTGGTGAAGCTGTACGCCAGCGAGATGGCCTGGAAGATCGGCGACGAGCTGATCCAGATCCGGGGCGGGCGTGGGTACGAGACCGCCGACTCCCTGGCCGCCCGGGGCGAGCGCCCGGCGGCGGTCGAGCAGCTGCTGCGGGACCTGCGGATCAACCGCATCTTCGAGGGCTCCACCGAGATCATGCACCTGCTGATCGCCCGCGAGGCCGTCGACGCCCACCTGTCCGTGGCGGGCGACATCATCGACCCGGACGCCGGGCTCGGCCGCAAGGCGAGGGCCGGCGCGCGGGCGGGCGCGTTCTACGCGCGGTGGCTGCCGACCCTCGCCGTCGGCCGGGGTCAGGCCCCGACGGCGTACGCGGAGTTCGGCCCGCTCGCCGGGCACCTGCGGCAGGTCGAGCGGTACAGCCGCAAGCTGGCCCGGTCGACGTTCTACGCGATGTCCCGCTGGCAGGGGAAGATGGAGCGCAAGCAGGCGTTCCTCGGCCGGGTGGTGGACATCGGCGCGGAGTTGTTCGCGATGAGCGCGGTCTGCGTCCGGGCGTACGCGGAGAAGGACACCCGCCCGGAGAACGTCGAGCTGGCCGACCTGTTCTGCCGCCAGGCCCGGCTGCGGGTCGACGCCCTGTTCACCGGCCTGTGGGCCAACACCGACTCGGTCGACGTGGCGGCGGCGCGGCGGATCCTCGCCGGCCGGTACGCCGCCCTGGAGGACGGGGTGATCACGCCGCCGGCCGACCTGCCCTGGGTGGCCCGCTGGACCCCGGGCCCGTCCACCGCCGCCGACGTCCGCCGCCGCATCCCGCCGGAGTGA